A genomic stretch from Lagenorhynchus albirostris chromosome 12, mLagAlb1.1, whole genome shotgun sequence includes:
- the RNF146 gene encoding E3 ubiquitin-protein ligase RNF146 isoform X2: MAGCGEIDHSINMLPTNRKANESCSNTAPSLTVPECAICLQTCVHPVSLPCKHVFCYLCVKGASWLGKRCALCRQEIPEDFLDKPTLLSPEELKAASRGNGEYAWYYEGRNGWWQYDERTSRELEDAFSKGKKSTEMLIAGFLYVADLENMVQYRRNEHGRRRKIKRDIIDIPKKGVAGLRLDCDANTVNLARESSADGADSVSAQSGASVQPLVSSSVRPLTSVDGQLTSPATPSPDASTSLEDSFAHLQLGGDSIAERSHRGEGEEDHESPSSGRVPAPDTSIEETESDASSDSEDGSALVAQHSLTQQRLLVPNPNQTVSDRSDLSGTDRSVAGGGTVGVSVRSRRPDGQCTVTEV, encoded by the coding sequence aTGGCTGGCTGTGGTGAAATtgatcactcaataaatatgcttCCTACGAACAGGAAAGCAAATGAGTCCTGTTCTAATACTGCACCTTCTCTAACTGTCCCTGAATGTGCCATTTGTCTGCAAACATGTGTTCACCCAGTCAGTCTGCCTTGCAAGCATGTTTTCTGCTATCTGTGTGTGAAGGGAGCGTCATGGCTTGGAAAGCGATGTGCCCTCTGTCGACAAGAAATTCCCGAGGATTTCCTTGATAAGCCAACCTTATTGTCACCAGAAGAACTCAAGGCAGCAAGTAGAGGAAATGGTGAATATGCATGGTATTATGAAGGAAGAAATGGGTGGTGGCAGTATGATGAGCGCACTAGTAGAGAGCTGGAAGATGCTTTTTCCAAAGGTAAAAAGAGCACCGAAATGTTAATTGCCGGGTTTCTGTATGTTGCTGATCTTGAAAATATGGTTCAATATAGGAGAAATGAACATGGACGTCGCAGGAAGATTAAGCGGGATATAATAGATATACCAAAGAAGGGAGTAGCCGGACTTAGGCTGGACTGTGATGCTAATACCGTAAACCTAGCAAGAGAGAGCTCTGCTGATGGAGCGGACAGTGTATCAGCACAGAGTGGAGCTTCTGTTCAGCCTCTAGTGTCTTCTTCTGTAAGGCCCCTGACGTCAGTAGATGGTCAGTTAACAAGCCCTGCAACACCATCCCCTGATGCAAGCACTTCTCTGGAAGACTCTTTTGCACATTTACAACTCGGTGGAGACAGCATAGCTGAAAGGAGTCATaggggggaaggagaagaagatcATGAGTCACCATCTTCAGGCAGGGTACCAGCACCAGACACTTCCATTGAAGAAACCGAATCAGATGCCAGTAGTGATAGTGAGGATGGATCTGCGCTTGTTGCGCAACACTCCTTGACCCAACAGAGACTTTTGGTTCCTAATCCCAACCAGACAGTATCTGATCGATCTGATCTATCAGGAACTGATCGATCTGTGGCAGGGGGTGGAACAGTGGGTGTCAGTGTCAGATCCAGAAGGCCTGATGGACAGTGCACAGTAACTGAAGTTTAA
- the RNF146 gene encoding E3 ubiquitin-protein ligase RNF146 isoform X1, whose amino-acid sequence MMAGCGEIDHSINMLPTNRKANESCSNTAPSLTVPECAICLQTCVHPVSLPCKHVFCYLCVKGASWLGKRCALCRQEIPEDFLDKPTLLSPEELKAASRGNGEYAWYYEGRNGWWQYDERTSRELEDAFSKGKKSTEMLIAGFLYVADLENMVQYRRNEHGRRRKIKRDIIDIPKKGVAGLRLDCDANTVNLARESSADGADSVSAQSGASVQPLVSSSVRPLTSVDGQLTSPATPSPDASTSLEDSFAHLQLGGDSIAERSHRGEGEEDHESPSSGRVPAPDTSIEETESDASSDSEDGSALVAQHSLTQQRLLVPNPNQTVSDRSDLSGTDRSVAGGGTVGVSVRSRRPDGQCTVTEV is encoded by the exons AT gaTGGCTGGCTGTGGTGAAATtgatcactcaataaatatgcttCCTACGAACAGGAAAGCAAATGAGTCCTGTTCTAATACTGCACCTTCTCTAACTGTCCCTGAATGTGCCATTTGTCTGCAAACATGTGTTCACCCAGTCAGTCTGCCTTGCAAGCATGTTTTCTGCTATCTGTGTGTGAAGGGAGCGTCATGGCTTGGAAAGCGATGTGCCCTCTGTCGACAAGAAATTCCCGAGGATTTCCTTGATAAGCCAACCTTATTGTCACCAGAAGAACTCAAGGCAGCAAGTAGAGGAAATGGTGAATATGCATGGTATTATGAAGGAAGAAATGGGTGGTGGCAGTATGATGAGCGCACTAGTAGAGAGCTGGAAGATGCTTTTTCCAAAGGTAAAAAGAGCACCGAAATGTTAATTGCCGGGTTTCTGTATGTTGCTGATCTTGAAAATATGGTTCAATATAGGAGAAATGAACATGGACGTCGCAGGAAGATTAAGCGGGATATAATAGATATACCAAAGAAGGGAGTAGCCGGACTTAGGCTGGACTGTGATGCTAATACCGTAAACCTAGCAAGAGAGAGCTCTGCTGATGGAGCGGACAGTGTATCAGCACAGAGTGGAGCTTCTGTTCAGCCTCTAGTGTCTTCTTCTGTAAGGCCCCTGACGTCAGTAGATGGTCAGTTAACAAGCCCTGCAACACCATCCCCTGATGCAAGCACTTCTCTGGAAGACTCTTTTGCACATTTACAACTCGGTGGAGACAGCATAGCTGAAAGGAGTCATaggggggaaggagaagaagatcATGAGTCACCATCTTCAGGCAGGGTACCAGCACCAGACACTTCCATTGAAGAAACCGAATCAGATGCCAGTAGTGATAGTGAGGATGGATCTGCGCTTGTTGCGCAACACTCCTTGACCCAACAGAGACTTTTGGTTCCTAATCCCAACCAGACAGTATCTGATCGATCTGATCTATCAGGAACTGATCGATCTGTGGCAGGGGGTGGAACAGTGGGTGTCAGTGTCAGATCCAGAAGGCCTGATGGACAGTGCACAGTAACTGAAGTTTAA